The Corynebacterium glaucum genome includes a region encoding these proteins:
- a CDS encoding citrate synthase, with the protein MASENENKAVLHYPGGEYEMDIMPASEGNDGVVLGNFLGETGLVTFDPGYVSTGSTESKITYIDGAEGILRYRGYDIADLAQNATFNEVSYLLINGELPTKEQHDAFSDDIRHHTLLDEDFKAAFNVFPRNAHPMAVLASSVNILSAYYQDQLNPLDEEQLDKATVRLMAKVPMLAAYAYRASRGKPYMYPDNNLNQTENFLRMMFGYPTADYEVDPVLSSAMEKLFILHADHEQNCSTSTVRMIGSAQANMFVAIAGGINALAGPLHGGANQAVLEMLEDIKNNHDGDATDFMNRVKNKEKGVRLMGFGHRVYKNYDPRAAIVKDTAHEVLDHLGGDELLDLALKLEEIALKDDYFVQRKLYPNVDFYSGLIYRAMGFPTDFFTVLFAIGRLPGWIAQYREQLEMNTKINRPRQIYTGYAHRDFVPMDQR; encoded by the coding sequence GTGGCTTCTGAAAACGAAAACAAGGCTGTACTTCACTACCCAGGCGGCGAGTATGAGATGGACATCATGCCCGCCTCTGAAGGTAACGACGGCGTTGTGCTGGGCAACTTCCTGGGCGAGACCGGTCTGGTGACCTTTGACCCGGGTTACGTTTCCACCGGTTCGACCGAGTCGAAGATCACCTACATCGATGGTGCAGAGGGCATTCTGCGCTACCGTGGCTACGACATCGCCGACCTGGCGCAGAACGCGACCTTTAACGAGGTGTCGTACCTGTTGATCAACGGTGAGCTGCCGACCAAGGAGCAGCACGACGCGTTCTCCGACGACATCCGCCACCACACGCTGCTGGACGAGGACTTCAAGGCCGCGTTCAACGTGTTCCCGCGTAACGCGCACCCGATGGCGGTTCTGGCTTCCTCGGTGAACATTCTCTCCGCCTACTACCAGGACCAGCTCAACCCGCTCGACGAGGAGCAGCTGGACAAGGCGACCGTCCGCCTCATGGCGAAGGTGCCGATGTTGGCTGCGTACGCCTACCGCGCCTCCCGCGGTAAGCCGTACATGTACCCGGACAACAACCTCAACCAGACCGAGAACTTCCTGCGCATGATGTTCGGTTACCCGACCGCAGACTACGAGGTCGACCCGGTGCTCTCCAGTGCAATGGAGAAGCTGTTCATCCTGCACGCCGACCACGAGCAGAACTGCTCCACCTCCACCGTGCGCATGATCGGTTCCGCGCAGGCGAACATGTTCGTGGCCATCGCGGGCGGCATCAACGCGCTGGCAGGCCCGCTGCACGGCGGTGCAAACCAAGCCGTGCTAGAGATGCTCGAGGACATCAAGAACAACCACGACGGCGATGCCACCGACTTCATGAACCGCGTGAAGAACAAGGAAAAGGGCGTGCGCCTGATGGGCTTCGGCCACCGCGTGTACAAGAACTACGACCCGCGCGCAGCTATTGTGAAGGACACCGCACACGAGGTGCTCGACCACCTCGGCGGCGACGAGCTGCTGGATCTCGCGCTCAAGCTCGAGGAGATCGCGCTCAAGGACGACTACTTCGTCCAGCGCAAGCTGTACCCGAACGTGGACTTCTACTCCGGCCTGATCTACCGCGCGATGGGTTTCCCGACGGACTTCTTCACCGTCCTCTTCGCTATCGGCCGTCTGCCGGGCTGGATCGCGCAGTACCGCGAGCAGCTGGAGATGAACACCAAGATCAATCGTCCGCGTCAGATCTACACCGGCTACGCGCACCGCGACTTCGTGCCGATGGACCAGCGCTAA
- a CDS encoding FKBP-type peptidyl-prolyl cis-trans isomerase, translating into MEKPTIEIPQEPAPVDLVIEDLVVGDGAEAVAGGYVKVHYLGVTYDSGSEFDSTWDRGEAAEFPLDGLIQGWQEGIPGMRVGGRRELTIPPEMAYGPAGGGHPLAGRTLVFVIDLLDAN; encoded by the coding sequence ATGGAAAAGCCAACCATTGAAATCCCCCAGGAGCCGGCGCCGGTAGACCTCGTGATTGAGGATCTCGTTGTCGGCGACGGCGCTGAGGCGGTGGCGGGCGGCTACGTCAAGGTCCACTACCTCGGAGTCACCTACGATTCTGGCAGCGAGTTCGACTCCACTTGGGACCGAGGTGAGGCTGCGGAGTTTCCGCTCGACGGCCTGATTCAGGGCTGGCAAGAGGGCATTCCCGGGATGCGCGTCGGTGGCCGGCGCGAGCTCACGATCCCGCCGGAGATGGCCTACGGCCCTGCCGGTGGAGGCCACCCGCTTGCGGGGCGGACGCTGGTGTTTGTCATTGACCTGCTCGACGCGAACTAG
- a CDS encoding aldo/keto reductase, which yields MRIPVTTLNDGYDFPLLGLGTYKLRGDEAERVVRTAIELGYRHIDTATLYENEVEVGKAINAAIAAGDVTREELFVTTKLANDDQHRPAEAYQESLRRLDLEFIDLYLVHWPMPQRGTYVSAFEQIAQIQGMGQLQSVGVANFYEEVLDELIDATGVTPALNQIELHLGFTQPELRAYHEEHGIVTEAWAPLARGANFDAPELVAVADKHGVTPAQAALAYLLHLGCSVVPKTANPQRLVENLAAVEVELGDDDVEMLNAVAGERLWGNPRTFPD from the coding sequence GTGCGCATCCCGGTAACGACACTGAACGACGGGTACGACTTCCCCTTGCTGGGGCTAGGTACGTACAAGCTCCGCGGCGATGAGGCAGAGCGCGTCGTCCGCACCGCCATCGAGCTGGGCTACCGGCACATCGACACGGCCACGCTCTACGAAAATGAGGTGGAAGTAGGCAAAGCCATCAACGCGGCGATTGCAGCGGGCGATGTCACGCGGGAGGAACTGTTCGTCACCACCAAGTTGGCCAACGATGATCAGCACCGTCCTGCGGAGGCGTACCAGGAGTCGCTTCGTCGTCTCGACCTCGAATTCATCGACCTCTACCTCGTGCACTGGCCGATGCCGCAACGCGGAACCTACGTGTCCGCGTTTGAGCAAATCGCCCAAATCCAGGGCATGGGCCAACTGCAGTCGGTTGGGGTGGCGAACTTCTACGAGGAGGTACTCGATGAGCTTATCGACGCAACGGGTGTGACCCCTGCGTTGAACCAGATCGAGCTCCATCTCGGTTTCACCCAGCCGGAACTGCGCGCTTACCACGAAGAGCACGGCATTGTGACCGAAGCGTGGGCCCCACTTGCTCGTGGCGCGAACTTCGATGCTCCCGAGCTGGTGGCCGTAGCTGACAAGCACGGAGTCACCCCGGCACAGGCTGCTTTGGCGTACCTCCTTCACCTTGGCTGCTCGGTGGTTCCGAAGACCGCGAACCCGCAACGTCTGGTGGAAAACCTCGCTGCGGTTGAGGTGGAGCTTGGCGACGATGATGTTGAGATGCTCAACGCAGTGGCGGGAGAGCGACTCTGGGGCAACCCGCGTACGTTCCCCGACTAA
- a CDS encoding DUF485 domain-containing protein, producing the protein MQQSPEFQELRSTFRGFTFPVMIVAFIWYVVYVLLATFFPQAMGRPFLGLNVGLWLGLAQFITTFLITWIYVRWANANIEPRAAHIRQEMEG; encoded by the coding sequence ATGCAGCAGAGCCCGGAATTCCAGGAACTGCGCAGCACGTTCCGTGGCTTCACCTTCCCCGTGATGATCGTGGCGTTCATCTGGTACGTGGTTTACGTGCTTCTCGCTACGTTCTTCCCTCAGGCCATGGGACGCCCGTTCCTTGGTCTTAACGTCGGTCTCTGGCTGGGCTTGGCTCAGTTCATTACGACGTTCCTGATCACCTGGATCTACGTCCGCTGGGCGAATGCCAACATCGAGCCCCGCGCGGCTCACATCCGCCAAGAGATGGAGGGGTAA
- a CDS encoding solute symporter family protein → MQTHLLAAAEAPAQGAGNPILNIAVFGIFIMVTLFVVTRAGKTTSESADFYTGGASFNGTQNGLAIAGDYLSAASFLGIVGSIALSGYDGFLYSIGFFVAWLVALLLVAEPLRNVGRFTMADVLSFRLKQKPVRVAAAFGTLFVSLFYLIAQMAGAGSLVSVLLDLHSFSSQAICVAIVGVIMIIYVLVGGMKGTTYVQMIKAVLLIAGVGIMSVLVFVKLRGGGLFDAAIDMHAASATLAEKGYAAEAIMEPGLKYGGTLTKQIDFISLGLALVLGTAGLPHVLMRFYTVPTAKEARKSVTWAIVLIGAFYLMTLVLGYAAAAFVGPDRILAAPGGANSAAPLLAFELGGSVFMALISAVAFATVLAVVAGLAITASASIAHDVYDAVLRDGKSSEEEQVRVSRITVVILGIAAIILGILAMTQNVAFLVSLAFAIAASANLPTILYSLYWKRFNTTGAVASIYTGLISCLLLIFFSPAVSGAPSAMFPNADWSIFPLSSPGIVSIPLGFLAGIIGTFIGKPDNFDELQAEMEVRSLTGVGVEAPVDH, encoded by the coding sequence ATGCAGACTCATCTTCTTGCCGCTGCTGAAGCTCCTGCCCAAGGTGCCGGCAACCCGATTCTGAATATCGCCGTTTTCGGCATTTTCATTATGGTCACCCTCTTCGTGGTAACTCGAGCCGGAAAGACCACCAGCGAGTCCGCTGACTTCTACACCGGCGGTGCCTCGTTCAACGGTACGCAGAATGGTCTCGCAATTGCAGGCGATTACCTTTCTGCGGCGTCGTTCCTGGGCATCGTTGGCTCCATCGCATTGAGCGGCTACGACGGCTTCTTGTACTCCATCGGCTTCTTCGTGGCTTGGCTGGTGGCTCTGCTGCTCGTGGCGGAGCCGCTGCGTAACGTCGGCCGCTTCACCATGGCTGACGTGCTCTCGTTCCGTCTGAAGCAAAAACCGGTCCGTGTTGCTGCGGCATTCGGCACCCTCTTCGTGTCGCTCTTCTACCTCATCGCACAAATGGCGGGCGCCGGTTCCCTGGTGTCCGTGCTGCTGGACCTGCACAGCTTCTCTTCCCAGGCAATTTGTGTCGCGATCGTCGGCGTCATCATGATCATCTACGTCCTCGTGGGTGGCATGAAGGGCACTACATACGTGCAAATGATCAAGGCAGTTCTCCTGATCGCCGGTGTGGGCATCATGTCCGTCCTGGTGTTCGTCAAGCTTCGTGGAGGTGGCCTCTTTGATGCTGCCATCGACATGCACGCGGCGTCTGCGACGCTTGCTGAGAAGGGCTACGCAGCTGAGGCGATCATGGAGCCGGGCCTGAAGTATGGCGGCACCCTGACGAAGCAGATCGACTTCATTTCCCTGGGTCTTGCCCTGGTGCTTGGTACCGCTGGTCTACCGCACGTGCTCATGCGCTTCTACACCGTTCCGACGGCAAAGGAAGCTCGTAAGTCAGTGACCTGGGCGATCGTGCTCATCGGCGCGTTCTATCTGATGACCCTCGTCCTTGGCTACGCTGCCGCAGCATTCGTGGGCCCAGACCGCATCCTTGCAGCGCCGGGTGGTGCGAACTCTGCCGCACCGCTGCTGGCGTTCGAGCTAGGTGGCTCCGTCTTCATGGCACTGATCTCCGCGGTCGCGTTCGCTACCGTGCTCGCAGTGGTGGCTGGCCTTGCAATTACTGCCTCCGCCTCCATCGCGCATGACGTCTACGATGCAGTGCTTCGCGACGGCAAGTCCTCCGAAGAGGAGCAGGTCCGCGTCTCCCGCATCACCGTGGTGATCCTGGGTATCGCCGCCATCATCCTCGGCATCCTGGCGATGACCCAGAACGTTGCCTTCCTGGTCTCGCTCGCGTTCGCTATCGCCGCGTCCGCGAACCTGCCGACGATTCTGTACTCGCTGTACTGGAAGCGCTTCAATACCACCGGTGCGGTGGCCTCGATCTACACCGGTCTGATTTCCTGCCTGCTGCTGATCTTCTTCTCGCCGGCAGTCTCCGGCGCTCCGAGCGCAATGTTCCCGAACGCTGACTGGTCGATCTTCCCGCTGTCCAGCCCGGGCATTGTCTCCATCCCGCTCGGCTTCTTGGCCGGCATCATCGGCACCTTCATTGGCAAGCCGGACAACTTCGATGAGCTGCAAGCGGAAATGGAAGTCCGCTCGCTCACCGGTGTTGGTGTCGAAGCCCCGGTTGACCACTAA
- a CDS encoding DUF1906 domain-containing protein, with translation MLKAAAIATAAAAVSPGLAQAQGRVVGTVIDYSAGVPSARAVKAAGHMGAVRYVSERRPGANWMLGKPVTLAETQDFKAQGLATASVYQFGRDTTADWLGGAGAAAQHAPSAIRLHIAAGGPTGRPIYVAIDDNPSRAQYENQIRPYLRAFQAALALAGYQTGVYGNYNVIQWCVEDNIGTFFWQHDWGSGGKIHPRTTIHQKAKWQATIDGITVDINNVYASDWGQWTPGQTASAPIVPAAPAVPSTPGAPTAPGKALSGLTQEEKEAVAAISDLVATGGKLIGDVASNSSLPGSSLPGSSIRGLF, from the coding sequence ATGCTCAAGGCCGCCGCCATCGCTACCGCCGCGGCCGCCGTTTCCCCCGGCCTCGCGCAGGCACAAGGCCGCGTTGTTGGCACCGTCATCGACTATTCCGCAGGCGTGCCCTCCGCACGCGCAGTCAAAGCCGCCGGCCACATGGGCGCCGTGCGCTACGTCTCAGAACGGCGCCCCGGCGCGAACTGGATGCTGGGCAAGCCGGTCACGCTCGCTGAAACCCAGGACTTTAAGGCACAAGGCTTAGCGACGGCCTCCGTGTACCAATTCGGCCGCGATACCACCGCCGACTGGCTCGGTGGAGCTGGTGCCGCAGCGCAGCATGCCCCATCGGCAATCCGCCTGCACATTGCGGCCGGTGGCCCAACGGGACGGCCGATCTACGTCGCGATTGACGATAACCCGTCGCGCGCCCAGTACGAGAACCAGATCCGCCCCTATCTGCGCGCATTCCAAGCAGCGCTCGCGCTTGCCGGGTACCAAACCGGTGTCTACGGAAACTACAACGTGATCCAGTGGTGCGTGGAAGACAACATCGGCACTTTCTTCTGGCAGCACGACTGGGGCTCCGGCGGCAAGATCCACCCTCGCACCACCATTCACCAGAAGGCGAAGTGGCAGGCGACGATTGATGGCATCACGGTGGACATCAATAACGTCTACGCCTCGGACTGGGGTCAGTGGACTCCGGGCCAGACCGCATCGGCGCCGATTGTTCCCGCGGCACCGGCTGTTCCGAGCACACCGGGCGCACCGACTGCTCCCGGAAAGGCGCTAAGCGGCCTTACCCAGGAGGAGAAGGAAGCCGTTGCGGCGATCAGTGATCTAGTCGCCACTGGCGGCAAGTTGATCGGGGATGTCGCCTCCAACTCGAGCCTGCCGGGTTCAAGCTTGCCGGGGTCGAGCATCCGGGGACTCTTCTAG
- a CDS encoding polysaccharide deacetylase family protein, producing MPSPDTYAGEVPTSFGTHLPGIVETVPTVPGERTIALTFDACGGAYDEALIAVLREFEVPATLFLAQPWIDAHTSIARELADDELFQIENHGTRHVPLSVNGHAAYGIRGTASPAEAIEEIEGNVQRLAKLGVRSTWFRSGTAHYDDVAVRIARDGGMRIAGFTVNGDRGATASASEVASLIQHAGDGAIVLAHMNHPLSGTAAGVRLALEQLQGSNVRFVALQ from the coding sequence ATGCCAAGCCCCGACACCTACGCGGGCGAGGTGCCGACAAGCTTTGGCACGCACCTGCCCGGCATTGTGGAGACCGTGCCGACCGTGCCGGGCGAGCGCACGATTGCGCTGACTTTCGACGCCTGCGGCGGCGCGTACGACGAGGCCCTGATTGCCGTGCTGCGCGAGTTCGAAGTGCCCGCAACACTCTTTCTCGCGCAACCGTGGATAGACGCGCACACGAGTATCGCCCGCGAGTTGGCGGACGATGAGCTGTTTCAGATTGAGAACCACGGCACGAGACATGTACCGCTCAGCGTGAACGGGCACGCGGCGTACGGCATTCGCGGCACGGCGAGCCCCGCGGAAGCGATCGAGGAGATCGAGGGAAACGTGCAGCGCCTTGCGAAACTTGGAGTGCGGTCAACATGGTTCCGTTCGGGCACAGCGCACTACGACGATGTTGCGGTTCGGATTGCCCGCGACGGTGGGATGCGGATCGCCGGATTCACCGTTAACGGGGATCGCGGCGCGACGGCAAGTGCCAGTGAGGTGGCCTCGCTGATTCAGCACGCGGGCGATGGGGCGATTGTGCTGGCGCATATGAACCACCCGCTCTCTGGGACCGCGGCGGGGGTTCGGCTGGCGCTTGAACAGTTGCAAGGCAGCAACGTGCGGTTCGTTGCGCTGCAATAA
- a CDS encoding TetR family transcriptional regulator C-terminal domain-containing protein: MSAGLEREEQRSLDAETIAGLAISVLHGLTLSAVISPEDLPRAAHIDVAARALAKGLLS, from the coding sequence ATCAGCGCCGGCCTGGAACGAGAGGAGCAACGTTCACTCGACGCGGAGACCATTGCGGGTCTCGCCATCTCGGTATTGCACGGACTCACGCTCTCAGCGGTAATCAGCCCGGAGGATCTGCCCCGCGCGGCACACATCGACGTTGCCGCGCGAGCACTGGCCAAAGGGCTGCTCAGCTAG
- a CDS encoding TetR/AcrR family transcriptional regulator, whose product MSYWEHRKPVQRHRAVDIAEVARASVRLLDEGGLRALTLRAVAQQVGVAPASLYSRVETAEDLFDLALDTALADDPAMSESIRNADLPTLIQAFFVHLTTHRWAGQVIGMRAPRGPAYLALSERMCVLLEREGIPDPLGTAYCLSNLVIGAALTAPMAPDEKRVAVAPEQAPTYARLHAAHHISPREILSEGIKKLLS is encoded by the coding sequence GTGAGCTACTGGGAACACCGAAAGCCTGTTCAACGTCACCGCGCCGTGGATATTGCGGAGGTCGCGAGAGCATCGGTGAGGCTGTTGGATGAAGGTGGGTTGAGGGCACTCACCTTGAGGGCGGTAGCCCAGCAAGTGGGCGTCGCTCCAGCCAGCCTGTACTCCCGCGTGGAGACAGCCGAGGACCTATTCGACCTTGCCCTCGATACGGCGCTTGCAGATGACCCCGCAATGTCCGAGTCAATCCGCAACGCAGACCTGCCCACTCTGATACAGGCTTTCTTCGTGCACCTCACGACCCACCGGTGGGCCGGTCAGGTTATCGGCATGCGCGCCCCCAGGGGCCCTGCTTACCTGGCGCTCTCTGAGCGTATGTGCGTCCTGCTCGAAAGAGAGGGCATCCCGGACCCGTTGGGAACTGCCTACTGTTTATCAAACCTAGTGATCGGCGCCGCCCTGACGGCTCCCATGGCACCTGACGAAAAGCGCGTCGCCGTCGCCCCCGAACAAGCCCCGACTTATGCGCGCCTCCACGCGGCACACCACATTAGCCCACGCGAGATCCTCTCCGAGGGCATCAAGAAACTCTTATCTTGA
- a CDS encoding GNAT family N-acetyltransferase yields the protein MLDATNLPIAFENTRLRPLSELDADAYAAGTKDEAVRRFAHLPEPDYTPESVRRMIREEVATGLSSGTLAVLALGDAETDRFVGSLVLFDVSPEAAEVGFWIHPDARGDGHARRGLELASRFARGSGLRTLTARTLPENKASQHCLTTAGFRETGRSVGATPAGQREELFHYQRDLVPTAQWPLVTERLQLRLHETGDVTWLHNLYSQPDVARYLLDEPWTMEVTRDKLTERLSKTDLDGEADALALVIEHEGNAIGDVALWLTDKEYRQGEIGWVLDPAHGGQGFASEAVRAVLALGFDHYHLHRITAKMDARNSASAALANRVGLRLEAHHVQDWFSKGEWTDTLIYARLASEHMSQ from the coding sequence ATGCTGGATGCCACCAACCTCCCGATCGCCTTTGAAAACACTCGCCTGCGCCCTCTCTCCGAACTGGACGCAGACGCGTATGCAGCCGGCACCAAAGACGAAGCTGTGCGGCGCTTCGCTCACCTGCCTGAACCCGACTACACCCCCGAGTCCGTGCGACGGATGATTCGTGAGGAGGTCGCGACGGGCCTCTCATCCGGCACGTTGGCAGTCCTCGCGCTTGGCGACGCTGAGACCGACCGGTTCGTGGGCTCCTTAGTGCTTTTCGACGTCAGCCCCGAGGCTGCCGAGGTCGGGTTCTGGATTCATCCCGATGCACGGGGTGATGGACACGCTCGTCGGGGGCTGGAGTTGGCATCGCGCTTCGCGCGCGGCAGTGGACTTCGAACCCTGACGGCACGCACGCTTCCGGAGAACAAGGCCTCCCAGCACTGCTTGACAACGGCGGGATTCCGAGAGACCGGACGCAGCGTAGGAGCCACGCCTGCAGGACAGCGCGAGGAGTTGTTCCATTACCAGCGCGATCTCGTGCCCACCGCCCAGTGGCCGTTGGTGACAGAACGACTTCAACTCCGCCTGCATGAGACAGGCGATGTCACATGGCTTCACAATCTGTACTCGCAACCCGACGTTGCCCGATATCTGTTGGACGAGCCATGGACTATGGAAGTCACCCGCGACAAGCTCACGGAGCGTCTATCAAAGACTGACCTCGATGGTGAGGCTGATGCGCTTGCACTGGTCATCGAGCATGAAGGCAACGCGATCGGGGACGTCGCACTATGGCTCACAGATAAGGAGTACCGCCAGGGTGAGATCGGGTGGGTGCTGGACCCAGCGCACGGTGGACAAGGCTTCGCCAGTGAAGCCGTTCGCGCGGTACTTGCCCTCGGGTTTGATCACTACCATCTCCACCGCATCACCGCGAAGATGGATGCTCGCAACAGCGCCTCCGCGGCACTTGCTAACCGCGTTGGGCTCCGGCTCGAAGCGCATCACGTCCAAGACTGGTTCAGCAAGGGCGAATGGACTGACACCCTCATCTACGCGCGACTCGCCTCCGAGCACATGAGCCAATGA
- a CDS encoding phytoene desaturase family protein, whose product MGGVKPSAVVVGAGPNGLTAAARLAASGWQVEVRECASSVGGAASTQMLDDASLRDLGSACHPFGAASPAFQALRLEDYGVRWLRAPYEMAHPLDGGAAILAGSLEETATGLGADEGAWTRLHRPVVRRVDGILTDALAPMPQWPENPVLLSRFGARGLWPATALGRAAFRTEEARALFAGSATHAITSPSKPLTGAFGLLFGALGMTRGWPVAEGGSGAITAALRQIVEEHGGVVRCGEEARELPDADAVILNLTPAQVLRLRGTALSARRSRSMRRWRYGPAVHKVDFLLNAPVPWADPRVGQAATVHVCGSADEIVNAEKAVAKGALPARPFVMVSQQYAADPSRGLVLWTYAHVPHGYRERYPGAVAEKITEQIERFAPGFSNVVTQRLETSPRALEKWNPNLVGGDIAGGAMSGTQMLLRQPHRLRRGLYLASASTAPGAGVHGMPGWWAAEAALQDFAS is encoded by the coding sequence ATGGGCGGGGTGAAACCTTCTGCAGTGGTCGTGGGCGCCGGCCCGAACGGGTTGACGGCAGCAGCGCGCCTCGCCGCCAGCGGTTGGCAGGTGGAGGTGCGCGAGTGCGCAAGCTCGGTCGGGGGTGCAGCATCGACGCAGATGCTTGACGACGCTTCGTTGCGCGACCTCGGTTCCGCTTGCCACCCCTTCGGGGCAGCAAGCCCAGCGTTTCAAGCGCTGAGGTTGGAGGATTATGGCGTGCGGTGGCTGCGCGCACCTTACGAGATGGCGCACCCCCTGGATGGCGGGGCGGCCATACTGGCGGGGTCGCTGGAGGAGACGGCGACGGGTCTCGGTGCGGACGAGGGCGCGTGGACGCGGCTGCACCGGCCGGTGGTGAGGCGGGTGGACGGAATTCTCACCGATGCGCTGGCCCCGATGCCGCAATGGCCCGAGAACCCTGTGTTGCTCAGCCGGTTCGGTGCGCGAGGGCTGTGGCCTGCGACCGCGCTCGGGCGTGCAGCGTTTCGCACCGAGGAGGCGCGCGCGTTGTTCGCGGGCAGTGCCACGCACGCGATCACGTCACCATCGAAGCCATTGACCGGGGCGTTCGGACTGCTTTTCGGTGCACTCGGAATGACGCGCGGCTGGCCGGTGGCCGAAGGCGGTTCGGGTGCGATCACGGCGGCGCTTCGCCAGATCGTCGAAGAGCACGGCGGGGTGGTGCGCTGCGGCGAGGAGGCTCGCGAACTTCCGGACGCTGATGCCGTCATTCTGAACCTCACTCCGGCGCAGGTGCTGCGTCTTCGAGGCACTGCACTGTCTGCCCGCCGCAGCCGGTCCATGCGGCGGTGGCGCTACGGACCGGCCGTGCACAAGGTGGACTTCCTCCTCAACGCACCGGTGCCGTGGGCAGATCCGCGGGTGGGCCAGGCGGCTACGGTGCACGTCTGCGGCTCCGCGGACGAAATTGTGAACGCCGAAAAAGCAGTGGCCAAGGGAGCACTTCCAGCACGCCCATTCGTCATGGTGAGCCAGCAATACGCCGCCGATCCGTCGCGCGGGCTGGTGCTGTGGACCTACGCACACGTGCCCCACGGCTACCGGGAGCGCTACCCCGGCGCGGTTGCAGAGAAGATCACGGAGCAGATCGAGCGGTTCGCCCCGGGCTTCAGCAACGTGGTGACGCAAAGGCTCGAAACCTCACCGCGAGCGCTGGAGAAGTGGAACCCCAACCTCGTCGGCGGCGACATTGCGGGCGGCGCGATGAGCGGAACGCAGATGCTGCTGCGCCAGCCTCACCGCCTGCGCAGGGGTCTCTACCTTGCGTCGGCATCGACGGCTCCGGGGGCAGGTGTCCACGGCATGCCTGGCTGGTGGGCAGCGGAGGCGGCGCTGCAGGACTTCGCTAGCTAG
- a CDS encoding glutaredoxin domain-containing protein — translation MTALTPPSTDAHVTIFAADWCPFCRKLRERLDRTETPYDLVDVEAEGMDEVNAWIESVNDGNRVIPTVLYSDGTHETNPEASAVRAKLRELTSEA, via the coding sequence ATGACCGCCCTCACTCCCCCATCCACTGATGCACACGTGACCATTTTCGCCGCGGACTGGTGCCCGTTCTGCCGCAAGCTGCGCGAGCGTTTGGATCGCACGGAGACCCCCTACGACCTCGTCGACGTTGAGGCCGAGGGGATGGACGAGGTCAACGCATGGATCGAGAGCGTGAACGACGGCAACCGCGTCATACCGACCGTGCTCTACTCCGACGGCACCCACGAGACTAATCCAGAGGCCTCCGCGGTGCGCGCGAAGCTGCGCGAACTCACCAGCGAAGCATAA
- a CDS encoding dihydrofolate reductase translates to MATLGSIWAQSRDGVIGDGADMPWHLPEDLKHFKDTTMGHPIIMGRRTWESLPIKPLPGRVNHVLSSRTPGAWSDGAYVSHDLPDLQADAWIIGGGQLYEATLDEVDVIERTLIDATLEPAVDNPVYAPRIGDEFELVSDGEWQTATTGLRYKFQRFERKA, encoded by the coding sequence ATGGCCACACTCGGTTCGATCTGGGCGCAGTCACGCGACGGCGTAATTGGCGATGGCGCTGACATGCCCTGGCACCTGCCGGAAGACCTCAAGCACTTCAAAGACACCACCATGGGCCACCCCATCATCATGGGGCGCCGCACGTGGGAGTCCCTGCCGATTAAACCGCTGCCAGGACGCGTGAACCACGTGCTCTCCTCGCGCACCCCAGGCGCGTGGTCTGACGGCGCGTACGTGTCTCACGACTTGCCGGACCTTCAGGCAGATGCATGGATCATTGGCGGTGGCCAACTTTACGAGGCGACGCTTGACGAGGTCGACGTCATTGAACGAACGCTTATCGACGCCACCTTGGAACCCGCCGTTGACAATCCCGTCTACGCGCCGCGCATCGGCGACGAGTTCGAGCTCGTCTCCGACGGCGAATGGCAAACCGCTACCACCGGCTTGCGCTACAAGTTCCAGCGCTTTGAAAGGAAAGCATGA